The genomic region taggagcttgctattttgtatctttggcactctattcctattTTTACAATCTTATGTTTGATGGATATagctttcttagcacgcaagttaactcatttcttgagcgttgcgcttttattccGCGATTTTTATtccctctattcttcaaggcacCTAGTATATTATAATCTTTCTACTATTATATgtacacattttattttagaggtcgtaataccacatcacctctgcTTTACGATTTAAGCGTAAAGCTCAgaatggtagggtgttacagttagCCTCCAgcttacccaaaaaaaaaaagcttatcAAAATAGTAATAGTGTAATACAAACCCGTTGATCTACGCAGAAATTTGGTCCCAACTTGACCCAACAATCATATGCTGAACTTGGTATGGTTGTCACTatgagaattttaatttttagagtaattGTCCAAATActcaaatcaatctccaagaatttTAGAAGAGgacattttagtttttaaaaaaattaatacatagaTCAATCTCCAGTGTCTTTTTCTATCAAACATAACAGTTTTCAGTCCATTTTTCAGCGTAACTCACTAACGGAGAACAAAACAGTCTCTAGAAAAGAGGAGAAAACAGTCCCTGGTagctttcttcttccttctcttctcCACCGCCATCACcgtctcttcatctgaaaaattATTCAAGCCAAAAATACATGGTGGCATCGTCATCTTTGCACACAGTATTATCTCTGTTAACAACTATGATAGAGAAATCCAAAATAGAGGGTGGTTGCAATGGAAAGAGACGGATGTAGGACAATCCAATTTGAGGAGGAAAGTGAAAGCGCAGAAGAAGAGGAAGTGCGAAACGGTGATGTTTTGGCCTGGGTTGAAGCCGTTAGTGGATTGTACCACTAACGGACACGACGTCTTCGGCGAGCTCGCAACTGGTGGCAATGTGGCTGATGGTGTTGTCTGATATGAGGCCGTAGGTGTTGTTGTTGCATCCTAGTCGGGAGGGGCGTTGCAAGTGCCGCAGGAGGTAAAGCCAGCAAGGGAGTACTGGGCGAAATTGCAGCAGGCGACAGTAAGTGGAGGAGACGTAATTTTTGTCGCAGTAGTCACTAGGATGACCAATGCTTTTGGCCTGAATGATTTTCTGAGTTGAAGAGACGATGATGGCAGCGGagaagatgagaaagaagaaagctaccaaggacTATTTTGTCTTCTGTTAGTGAGTCACGCCAGAAAATGGACTAGAGACTATTATGTCCAACGAAAAAACACTAgagattgatctgtgtattaatttttttaggaTTAAAATATCCACTTTTAATATCCTTAGAGACTGATTTGAATAATTAGGCTAATTTTTATTTTGGTAATACTAGAGAGAcaataaaaaatagtttaatttgtcttatttatcatttattaattctaacaacaattaataaatgataAATAAGACAATTTAGACtatttaaactaattttttattgtctcctaaatattattattattattattattattattattattattattattattattattattattattattattattattattattattaNNNNNNNNNNNNNNNNNNNNNNNNNNNNNNNNNNNNNNNNNNNNNNNNNNNNNNNNNNNNNNNNNNNNNNNNNNNNNNNNNNNNNNNNNNNNNNAGAATAAAATTGACATTTGATACTactttgtttattttaatttttctcagCCATACAAATTATAAAAACAGAAGTGCAATTATCACCTCGAGGTTGATTTTGGTATCAACGTATAAAAAGATTAGTAGAAATTCACATactttgaataataataaaaaaattttaaagttggATTTGtaccactacaaaaaaaaaggtcTATGATTacggtgaaaaaccgtgaccatagctaatGAAAGAgtgaccataggtctatggtcacggtttttaaccTATAGTCACGTTTTTTTATCGTGGCTGATTCTGCCGAGACCATAGacttatggtcacgatttttttatctatggtcacggttgtaGTGTTCAAATTCTGACACTTTAGACCACGTATTTTTACTGTGACCATAGGTTAATTTATGGTCACGGTGGTCACCgcaccttaaaaccgtgaccatagtctTATCTATGGTAACAGTTTTTCGCCGTGATCATAGCCTATTTTGTTTTAAgagatttgttttttttttaaagcataatcacatcccaaaatgatgataattacaaaataaatctaaaaacgAGAAATTCAAGACATCTATATCATAAAAGTTATATTATAAGCTAGATATGTTTTTTGTCTAAACAACACAAATCAAAATAAAGTGTAATTTATCCATTGCATGTAATACCGACTGTTGATGGTAAAAAGGGGAAGTGTGGCAGTGAGGTAgtgaaattagggttagattagggTTAATGGTTTCAATTTTGGGATTTATGGTTAAATTAACGTTTTgatttaggaattaggatttagatagaatattaatttaaaataaaatttaatccaataataacatctataaaaatactatttaattatcaacttaaaatgtatttttaaataaatactctaatNNNNNNNNNNNNNNNNNNNNNNNNNNNNNNNNNNNNNNNNNNNNNNNNNNNNNNNNNNNNNNNNNNNNNNNNNNNNNNNNNNNNNNNNNNNNNNNNNNNNNNNNNNNNNNNNNNNNNNNNNNNNNNNNNNNNNNNNNNNNNNNNNNNNNNNNNNNNNNNNNNNNNNNNNNNNNNNNNNNNGACGAACGACGGGAGACGAGTATGACGACCCACGATGTGTGACGAACGACGCAGAGAAGCTTGTGATTCGAGAGTGTACAGAGGAGCTGGAGGCGACCAATTGGACAGTACAGAGACAACCAAACCATAGGGACGGCAGCAGTGAGAAGAATGACAGTGACAATAGAGGCTAGGGTTGAGCGCGACGGATGCGGCGGTGGTAAAGGCTAGGGCCTCCTTTTTCTTTGGGGACTGGGGAGAAGGAAGGAGAAGAGAGAAAGGAGGCTCTGGGGCTGGGGTGCACTCGCATGCTTTCTGAATGTTCTCTAAGCGATACGGCGTCGTGACCATAGATACCTTTATGTCACTCTCTAAAGCCGTGACCGTAGACTCTTTTAGGTCacctttttttgaaaaatcgtgaccatagaccatttaaggtcacccccaaaaccgtgaccatagacccctttagtcactccaaaaaatcgtgaccatagacccctttggGTCACCCTTTCGTAAAACCGTAACCATAGATTCTTTTAGGTCACTCCTAAAACCCTGACCATAgaaccctttaggtcaccccctaaAACCGTAACCATAAACCATGttaccccccaaaaccgtgactatagacccctttaggccaccctttcgtaaaatcgtgaccatagactttTTTAGGCAccccttaaaaccgtgaccatagatccctttaggtcaccccctaaaactgtgaccatagacccttttaggtcacccttttttgaaaaaccgtgaccatagactacATTTAAGGTCACTCCTCAAAATCGTGGCCATAGACCACTTTAGATCACcccaaaaaatcgtgaccatagacccctttagatcACCCTTTTTGGTCACTCTAAAAAACTGTGATTATAGactcctttaggtcacccccgtaaaccgtgatcatagacccttttaggccactctTTTAttaaaaaccgtgatcataggtACTCTATGATcaccttttttaaaaaaattatgaccATAACTTTTTTTTGTCATTGTAAAAAATCGTAACCATAGACTTTCTATAGTTACAGTTTTTTACCGTGGCCAAAAAAATCGTACTCACAAACCTAAAATGTTGTAGTGtacattttcaaaatttcaaattaaaatatatagtCAATCACTCTAATTGTTCGGCAAgttttttgtaataaaaaataaaatataattatcttTTAAATGTTCAAGTATGAGAAATTAAAAGACTAAACTATTAAAATTGAGCCTAAAAGATTTAAATATTGATAAATCTGACtatgaaagaaagaaaactaATGTATAATCTTGAATGATTTATTCTATTCGTCAAAAGTCAAAATTAACCAAACATCAAATGAAAATAGCTAACATGGCACTGGATTCGATGGTCccagaacgtttggaccattaaatggtcccagaacaaaacatgttttttaagtttttttaataactgctaaatagtctttttttaattttaattacaaattaaccctgtatattttatttaatcataaaaactatttttattttataaataattattttatcataaatctatcatgtttattaacaatcaagaataaaaataataacgaaTTAAATCTTCCATTGATCCTAATAAACTTTTTGGTTATTCTAATCGATTAAAAGATTATATTTGATCCGTGACGTTCGTGATGAACCATAAAATCGTGTTTCCctgaaaatcaatcgattggattatcaaaacaatcgattgaatttcaggtttccataactcaatcgattggactacaggttgttatcacaaaacaatcaATTGAAAATTTCAAGGCAGCATGGTTTTcgcaaaaatcaatcgattggtcatattacccaatcgattgaacgatgactaaaatgtgagttttttataattcaatcagTTGTTTAtactacccaatcgattgaatgcttcaaaacaacctgaggtctcacaattcaatcgattggttgtgatacccaatcgattgaattcatcAAAACAATATGGATAtgccaaattcaatcgattggagtGTGTTACTCAATCGATTGAAGTGAGTATTAGCAACTTgaggtctcacaattcaatcgattggttatgttacccaatcgattgaattttgtacGTGACTTCCAATTAAATTGATTGGTAtgaaaattcaatcgattgggaaGTGATGTACATGTGTTTTTTTcggcattcaatcgattggtaatgtaatccaatcgattgaaaattgaaatttgctaTCTATTAAACCCAAACCATGTGTATTCACTCTTCTATAATGTTTTAAAACACCATAACACCATTTTTGCACCTCTCTCCTCTCTCATCGAATCCAgaaagcttcttcttcttctctcttcttcttctctaatcTCACTAACATCCACGCCGTCCTACATACATACTATTAATCCTCATTCAAATCCTTACAAAACCCACCAAATCAATATCCCCAAAATGGCCAGAACTAAGAACGTCAAAAGAGCTAGGGTTGAGGGAGAAAGCTCTGCTTCCGCCAGACTAGTTGCTTCATCACATTACATGGCAAGGTGGCTGCCGTCTCCAAGGGTACTGAACAACTATGTGGAGAAGTTTGAGTCAAGGGCAATTGTTCCTCCCAGGTACATAACAGCCGAGTTCATTCATGATAGACATTATAACTTAGTCTGGAATGCTTTGCAAACACAACACTTGACTGATTTTGTACAAACTAAGGATGATTATTACCCGCACTTGGTTAGGGCTGTTTATAGTACTTTAAATTATGTTGTTCCTGAACCTGATGAAACTGGTGAGGAGGCAATGCCGctaattgagtttgatttagggtCACGGCATTATAGAGTTACTTTGGAACAATTAGCTGAACAATGGAATTTAGTTTATCATGGGACAAAATTTACTGGAGGTATTGCGGCAGATAAGGAATGGGGTGAATATAATATAATGGTGGGTTTGCAGAGTCTACAGTATGAGAATCCACATATGGATGCTAGAGGTAATATAAGTTGCAGTAGTTTGGGTAATGAACAGCGTATACTAATGAATTTGTTTTCGTACATGTTGATTACAAGAAAACATAACAATGGAATTTTGTTTAACGAAGATATTCTAGTGCTTTGGGATATGGTGACTGGAAAGGAGATAAACTGGTCTTATTTTATGGTTCATCATATGCTTGAAATGCAGAAAggaaaatcaagtgttggtttagGATATGCTTGCCATTGGACCAAGATTTTCACCTGGCTTGGAATTGACTTGGGTGAAGAGAAAAGTGTCTCCTTGAGTAATGTAGCCAAGATTGATGACAGCATTCTAAGACAGATGGGAAGAGATCCGGATGCCCAAGAACCTCAGATCCAAGGACAACCACAAGACCCTGAGGTGCAAGCACAATCACAGAAACACCCATCACCACCCCCTCCTTCGCCAACAATGCGAGATTTGATGGATGAATTGCAAAGCATGAGAGTATATGTGGAAGAGCATTTTGCTGATATAAGGCAGCGTCAAGACAAGCAAACTGAAGCTATCAATCGTCAAGGAGAAGCAATTGATCTTCTATACACTAATCTAGGCATCACAAACCCAAGGGGCATCATCCCAAGGCCTGGACCATGAAGAAATTGTTATCTAGAACTCCCCATGATCCTATGATCCCCATTGATGCTTGGATGAGAGTTAATGTTATTGAGTTACAAAAAAATCTAGGACAAAATCTAGGTGTTATTTTCACTGTAACATGAAATGTGTCATTTCACTTTTGAGAGTCCTAGGTATTATTGTTCACTGAGTATTTTGCCAAGTTTAAATGATTTCATCCCTGTAAATCATATTATGAATTTTACTTTGGAATTGATTGTAACTTTCTCACTGGTTCATGAAATGTAACAGAAGCATAAGTTTTTGCAAGTTATTTCCATGGTGAAAGTTTATTGATGCCTGCTACTATTGCAACAGTGGTGCCAACATGATGATTAGTGAATACTAATGTTGCAATCTAACTTTCTTATTATACAAAGAAGCTAAAGTAGCAAAAATATCTCATCTATGCATGTAAATCTGGGAACTTAATTCACATGTAGAGTTCTTGAATATTCAGTGGAACTTTTGTACATTTTTATGATTCATATGGAGAGTTCATAAAGGTACTAGGTATGTTTGAATTGTTGGAACTAAATTTAGCTAAATCTTTTTTAAACGTTTAACTATATCCTTGAGATTAAGATGCAATCAGTTCTTGACACTAATCGATTGAAGAATGCTTGCAATCAGGTGTTTGTTTggattcaatcgattgttttggtAGTGAAATCGATTGATGTACCCTCAATTGCTGATTCAATTGATTGTTTTTTAGTGCAATCGATTGAAGTACACTTAAAGACTGttccaatcgattgttttgttatTGTAATCGATTGGAGTACAGTTAATTACtgtttcaatcgattgaattttaatgcaatcgattgaattattcTAAATTTCACTTTCAATCGATTGTATTGTTATTGTAATCGATTGAAGTACACTTAATTActatttcaatcgattgttttctAAGTGCAATCGATTGACGTATCCATAATTATTATTTCAATCGATTGGTGGGGGCTTGATTACGTATAATGCTTATCAAGCAGTATTGaaactatttttatttaattattaatctgATGCTCTAatcttattattatcattatctgAGTATTTATCTACTTAAAAATAATGTTAGATAAGAtaaaatcatatgaataaattaaatttacttTGTtaaattgtaaataaaaatcaagataaaattttatttgtatttgattttaaccaaaagataagatatcttaaACAGTTTTAAGATTATTcacttaatttaaaaattttataaaagatagAATTAAAATTTGGTTATCTTTTTTGGGTTTATATATATGTGCTCAATTCAACTAATTTTATTATACGTTGACAAATTATTTTAAGTATTTGCCTTACAATCAAATCTACTCATACAATATTCTTCGGTTGATAATAATCATGGATATTTCTCCTAACGAAGATTTAGTCCTCAATGATGCATGTAATACACAGATTACGTCATTGGCTACAGACTATGATTTTATCACAGTTGATCTTGGTGATCAAATTGGAACTACAATTTCTAGTGCTAAGGTAAGACGTAATCAGTTTTTAAATTTTAGTAGAATGTATTATGAGTAATTTAATCTTTTATGTTTTCTTTCTACAGGATGACCTAGTTATCAATGACGGTGCTATTCAAAGTAAGGATTTGAATAAAAGTGAAGAATTGTCTCGTAAAGTGGAAGAGGTCCTCCGTAGCATGGAGGTAATTTAATTTGACAACCAATAATACAATTTATATTATATCATACAATCTATATAGTATAAACATTTTTCCTCCCTCTTTTTGTATTTTTACAtttatatgacattattttaccTAAAATATTTGCAGTCAATGAGTTGTAAACATGGCTCGGGACGAACAGATTGATAAAATCCTTGAATCTGTAAGCCACATTGAGACAATGATTTCACAACTCAGTCTGAACAATGATTTCAAGACTCCGACCAAGCGTTCTGTACAAAAGACACGTCCATTCTCAAATAGATTGAAGGCTAAGAGTTCTGATATTGATATTCATACTGCTATATCAGACGATACGATGAGGATGATCTTATCGAACTGGACAAGAGGTCGTTCATTCACGATGATGCGTTCAAAATTGAGATCAATATGGACAAACTAGTATCCCCAACTATAAGAGCcgcaacaaaaaagaaaaatatatcaaaGGTAATGCATGTGCAGTAATGGACAACAACTCGTATTTTTTACTCTTATATTCTTAATATGATAATAAGAACTTATTGAATCTATTTTTTTTAGGGTAAGACCACTATGGGGACACAGAAAAAATTACCGTTCAATACCCCAGGCGGAATTAGAAAGCCAAAGATTGAGTCCAAATTATCCAATAAATCCAAGGCGTCTTATGCACTGAGCCAATCCACAAATGGCTATAGAAGACCTGTTTATTTCTTTTCCATTACGGACGTAATTACCATTTAGACACCAATCTTTAATTATATAGTCTCTTATGAGTACTGCTAATTAATCATATAGTTGTGTATTGCTAATACTTTTGTGTCAAACATTCGTAGTCAATGCATTGTGAATTTATGCTAACTCCAACCATGCGTCTTTTGGAAGATCAGATAAAGGCATGTGCATATGCATTTTCAGCCTCGCTAGATCCATCATAAGTTAATTTGATATTATCTGTGTTGTCGATGAATGAGGACCAATCTAATGTGTTTTTGGTTTTTAACTGATACAGGAAAGAACTTGTGGTAACAGATACAATCAGAGCAACTAGATCAGATTTTGAACATTTCATACCTGACAGACCCATTACTGATAAGGTACATAAATAATCTATTAATTAATTTACATTTGATTTTTCGCATAAACGAGTACTATATTTGGACTATGGATCAGATTCTTGAATTTGCGGCATTGAGATGCACTGATGAATAATCTAATATAAGTTTCAAGACAACGTGGCAACTTCCACCGAGATTTGTGGTATGTTATATAACCCCTAACAAGATAATTTTACTGATTATAAGTTATAAATGTAATGCTGATATAGAACCATGTTTTATCATGTACTAACAGTTATATTGGTTTGCATTAATGAATTAGGTGGATGTCTTCAGCAAGATAAATTTAAAGAAGATGGAACactatatttataaatttatgcAACCTACTCCTGACATAAAATTTGTAAGATTTTATTTTTTGGATATTCATGGTTGGATGTAATTTTTCATCATTAACAAACATAACTCACGGGCAAATTTTATGGTCTAGATATATGTTCCTATTCAAGAGGGTGACCactggtatctaatggtaatctCGATTTGCGATCGCACAATCTATCACTTGGACACCCATTTTAATGATGACAGAATTCACTATCGTAAACGTGTTATCAAGACACTagtaaggatttgaaaaatttttattggGCTTATTTGctgatattttgtttttattatctaACTAGTTAAATGAAATTAGGCAGACGTACTGGAGCAAGTCATCAAGTCAAACTTTTACAAAGATGATGGCATTCAAGAGTATAATAAACAATTTCATGACTACAAAATTAAAAGACCAGAAGATATACCTCAATGTAGTTCAAGCTTGAACTCTGCAACTTGGGTGATGAAGTGGATGGATATGACTTTTGAGTTTAAACCAAATGGTAACAATAAGGTGAGCATTTATAAAACAACTCTCTAATATTTACTTCCAAATTTTTTATACTAATTTATAATGAATAAATTGCAACTTGAGGATCACAATATTCGCATGATAACCGCTGTGCATTTACTCCAGAGTTGGATCAACCATAAGAAGTCACAAAATATAGCGTCGGCCAATGAGTTTTGGAATATGCACACAAACCATGAGATGTAAATATTATAGTAGTAATCTAGATAAAACTTAATACTTTGGTTATTGCCTATTTATTTGTTATGTTTGGTGGATGTACTTCTTTAGTTATGTTTTAATGACTTCTTAAATAGATATTTATCGCCTTGTGGATTTTACAATTTTTCTCTATTTCTATGCACTATAtagatattttaatttaaaaacatcATATTTTATTGATGaagtaatattattttcatttattatttCAGCAACAATGACATACAAATATTATGTCTTGTGAATTAtagtttattttatataattaatttatgtaaaaaaaattccagatctttttatttgtttgccatttattttgttgtttttatttgaTCAAGATTTGACATATCTATTAAATGTTGACTAGAAGAAAAAAACCCCATGCAATATATATCAATTTATTTTACAGATCTGTTCTTATATTGCTAAGACATATGAAGTATATgtgtaaaaaatttttaatcaatTCTTCCTGGATTATCAATGGAAGCCCCCTTTCCAATCCTCCATAAGAGCGAAAGAACTTTTAGACTTATCATCTACAAATTTTACAGTCTCCTCAAGAGCAACACGATCTGTTATTTTCTCATTGTAAAGCTCTAGGAACGTTACTTTCATGTTGTGCTCTGCATTCTGAGCCTCCAATATATCGAACATCTGTTTTACAGCTCCGTGGAGGACAAAAGCAGGACATCAACTCTGGAGAAGTGGCCATCTTTTTCTTACAAACAAGAAAGCTTTTATTGTCACCCTGCAAATTAAAGGGAAAGATAAAtagattatatattatataaaactTCTAAACAGGAAACAAGAAATAAAGATAGATTGAAAAAATGCACCTGATAACCCTGCCATGGTATCTCCCTTTTATGAGAAATATTAACGTGTATGCAAGGGACTCAAGATCATCCCTTTGGCTTCCAATCCTACCTAAATGTGCATGTACACTTGCATACCTAATTGTTCCCCTGAAGGAATAGGATATTATCAACACTGAGAAGAATAATATAATCATGCGAAATTCACAACATTCAAACATTGACGAACCTAAATATATCAGGTCTCTGATCATAATCAACATGTAGACCAATTTATCATGCCAATGTATCATCCCATGTAGGATTTATTAGTATTTCAGTAAATCCTTAAAAAGAGATTGAATTTTTAACATCACCTCAATTACATCAGGACCAGTTCGATCAGAACCACCACTCATCCTTCTGCCAACATAAACTTGGCCAAATCCACCTTTACCCAATTTTCTTTCTATCTTGTAAACATGAGAGTTACCAACTTGTACCTGTACCACCAAAAGAATAACCAACTCATGAGAGGTAacaaaaaattaagaacaaaCCTTCACTGCATGCTTGAATAAGCATGACAAGAaccaatataaaaatatataataaattttgttctaaaaatatcaAAATTCTACAACTATCTCATATTTTcgaaacaaaataataaacacCAGTTTAAGACATTAACAAAACAGAAAAGCCTGTAATAAAtgcattaaataaataattattatattcAGCAAATTTAATAAGTTAACAAAATAGTTGTAGCATTATCCCCTCTTCCTCTTCCACCTCCAACTCTCCTCCTAGACCTGTTCTGAGCAGGTTGTACCCAATTTTCTCCTTCATCAACGGGTAGTGGACCAGGCTGAAGATCACCAAGCCATTTCGACCTTCTAGCTCCACTTCCCAACTCTGGCATCGTCTCCCCATTCAAATCATAGAACACTTCATTCGCCCAAATTACGCAAAAGTCCTCtgcaattaaaaaataaataaataaataaaatcaatagAGAAATGAGTTCGAAGCATCCACTCAGTAACCTTTTCAGTAGCAAGAAAAGAGCATGGAAGATGAACTGAAAATATCTATCTATATCTACAGTATAATTTGAAAAAGTAGGGTGAAAAATATCTGTGGAACTTGCCACACCTTGCCCGCAGATAACAGCATAAAGAAAGTAGCATACTGAAAAGGCAGTAGATACCAACAAAAAGGTTCTACTTTCAACAAAATATACTCCACAATCCAACAAGAAAAGGAATGTCTCTAAAAGCATAAAATGCAACCAG from Arachis ipaensis cultivar K30076 chromosome B02, Araip1.1, whole genome shotgun sequence harbors:
- the LOC107628185 gene encoding uncharacterized protein LOC107628185, translating into MLLETFLFLLDCGVYFVESRTFLLVSTAFSVCYFLYAVICGQEDFCVIWANEVFYDLNGETMPELGSGARRSKWLGDLQPGPLPVDEGENWVQVGNSHVYKIERKLGKGGFGQVYVGRRMSGGSDRTGPDVIEGNN